In Arthrobacter sp. CDRTa11, one DNA window encodes the following:
- a CDS encoding NADP-dependent isocitrate dehydrogenase — translation MSKIIYTHTDEAPMLATYSFLPIIEAFASTAGVEVETRDISLAGRIIAVFGDYLTPEQQISDALAELGELAKTPEANIIKLPNISASIPQLKAAIAELQGQGYALPDYPDNPSSDEETAVRSRYDKIKGSAVNPVLREGNSDRRAPLSVKNYARQNPHSMGAWSPDSKTNVATMGKDDFRSNEKSVVIGSEDTIAIQLVREDGSVKVLKKAFPVLAGEVIDGTVMRAAALDEFLAAQVARAKEEGVLFSAHLKATMMKVSDPIIFGHVVKAYFSELFDTYGKQLAAAGVSPNNGLAAILSGLEDLPEDVREGVQALIKKGLEDGPALAMVDSDKGITSLNVPSDIIVDASMPAMIRSSGHMWGPDGKEADTLAVLPDSSYAGIYQVVLDDCRANGAYDPTTMGTVPNVGLMAQAAEEYGSHDKTFEIQEAGTVQIVDGSGTVLIEHEVAPGDIWRACQTKDLPIRDWVKLAVTRARASQTPAVFWLDEERAHDANLIAKVKEYLKDHDTEGLQLEIMSPEKAIAFTLERLRKGEDTISVSGNVLRDYLTDLFPILELGTSAKMLSVVPLMNGGGLFETGAGGSAPKHVQQLLKENHLRWDSLGEFLALAVSFEHLATTTGNARAQVLADTLDRATGTFLLENKSPSRRAGELDNRGSHYYLARYWAEELAKQTEDAELAASFSAVAEALTSNEETIVGELAAVQGSPVDIGGYYHPDEAKALSVMRPSATLNKVIETLS, via the coding sequence ATGTCCAAGATTATCTATACCCACACCGACGAAGCGCCGATGCTGGCTACCTATTCGTTCCTGCCCATCATCGAGGCGTTTGCTTCGACAGCAGGTGTGGAGGTGGAGACCCGCGACATCTCGCTCGCCGGACGCATCATCGCCGTGTTCGGAGACTACCTCACCCCGGAGCAGCAGATCAGCGACGCCCTTGCTGAACTGGGCGAGCTGGCAAAGACGCCTGAAGCCAACATCATCAAGCTGCCCAACATCAGTGCTTCCATTCCCCAGCTGAAGGCCGCCATTGCAGAGCTGCAGGGCCAGGGCTACGCGCTGCCGGATTACCCGGACAACCCCTCCTCGGACGAGGAAACCGCCGTCCGCTCCCGCTACGACAAGATCAAGGGTTCCGCTGTGAATCCGGTCCTGCGTGAAGGAAACTCTGACCGCCGCGCCCCCCTGTCCGTCAAGAACTATGCCCGCCAGAACCCGCACTCCATGGGCGCCTGGTCCCCGGATTCCAAGACCAACGTGGCCACCATGGGCAAAGACGACTTCCGCTCCAACGAGAAGTCCGTGGTCATCGGGTCCGAAGACACCATCGCCATCCAGCTGGTCCGCGAAGACGGCTCTGTCAAGGTCCTGAAGAAGGCCTTCCCCGTGCTGGCCGGCGAGGTCATCGACGGCACCGTTATGCGCGCCGCCGCCCTGGACGAGTTCCTGGCCGCCCAGGTTGCCCGGGCCAAGGAGGAAGGCGTGCTGTTCTCGGCGCACCTGAAGGCGACCATGATGAAGGTTTCGGACCCCATCATCTTCGGCCACGTGGTGAAGGCCTACTTCTCCGAGCTGTTCGACACCTACGGCAAGCAGCTCGCTGCCGCAGGCGTCAGCCCGAACAACGGACTCGCAGCCATTCTCAGCGGCCTTGAAGACCTGCCCGAAGATGTCCGGGAAGGCGTTCAGGCCCTGATCAAGAAGGGCCTCGAAGATGGCCCGGCGCTGGCCATGGTGGATTCGGACAAGGGAATCACCAGCCTTAATGTCCCCAGCGACATCATTGTGGATGCCTCCATGCCCGCCATGATCCGCAGCTCCGGACACATGTGGGGACCTGACGGCAAGGAAGCCGACACCCTGGCAGTACTGCCGGACAGCTCTTACGCCGGCATCTACCAGGTGGTCCTCGACGACTGCCGCGCCAACGGTGCTTACGATCCCACCACCATGGGCACCGTGCCGAACGTCGGCCTCATGGCACAGGCAGCAGAAGAATATGGCAGCCATGACAAGACCTTCGAGATCCAGGAAGCAGGGACCGTTCAGATCGTTGACGGCTCCGGTACCGTCCTGATCGAACACGAAGTTGCCCCCGGCGACATCTGGCGCGCCTGCCAGACCAAGGACCTGCCCATCCGTGACTGGGTCAAGCTGGCCGTCACCCGGGCCCGTGCCTCCCAGACGCCTGCCGTGTTCTGGCTGGACGAGGAACGCGCACACGACGCCAACCTCATTGCCAAGGTCAAGGAATACCTCAAGGATCACGACACCGAGGGCCTGCAGCTGGAGATCATGTCTCCGGAGAAGGCAATTGCCTTCACCCTGGAGCGGCTCCGCAAGGGCGAGGACACCATCTCCGTCTCCGGCAACGTCCTGCGCGACTACCTCACAGACCTGTTCCCCATCCTGGAGCTGGGCACCAGCGCCAAGATGCTCTCGGTGGTTCCGCTGATGAACGGTGGCGGCCTCTTCGAGACCGGTGCCGGCGGATCGGCGCCGAAGCACGTCCAGCAGCTGCTTAAGGAAAACCACCTGCGCTGGGACAGCCTGGGCGAATTCCTCGCCCTCGCGGTGAGCTTCGAGCACCTGGCCACCACCACCGGCAACGCCCGGGCCCAGGTCCTGGCCGACACGCTGGACCGGGCCACCGGCACGTTCCTGCTGGAAAACAAGTCCCCGAGCCGCCGCGCCGGTGAGCTCGACAACCGGGGAAGCCATTACTACCTGGCCCGCTACTGGGCCGAGGAACTGGCCAAGCAGACGGAGGACGCCGAACTGGCAGCGTCGTTCTCCGCCGTCGCAGAGGCGCTGACGTCAAACGAGGAAACCATCGTCGGCGAGCTTGCGGCTGTCCAGGGTTCCCCGGTGGACATCGGAGGCTATTACCACCCGGACGAAGCCAAGGCTTTGTCTGTCATGCGCCCCTCCGCCACGCTGAACAAGGTTATTGAAACCCTGAGCTAA
- a CDS encoding mucin-associated surface protein, translating into MIFSENGHWRRGHRLAAPVAAALLLTAALAGCGPADPGIELEAARTLQEKVLGVTQAAAASDHAAALKTLDTLESDLAAAVTGGQVSEERRRTIMTALSAVRADLASAAAEAEAAAQAAAAKAAEEAAAAERAKAEADAAAKAAQEAASPPPAPADNAKGNEDKGEEKGKGKDD; encoded by the coding sequence GTGATCTTTTCTGAAAACGGCCACTGGCGTCGGGGACACCGGCTCGCGGCTCCCGTTGCTGCTGCCCTCCTGCTCACCGCAGCCCTGGCCGGATGTGGTCCCGCAGATCCGGGTATCGAGCTCGAGGCTGCCCGGACTCTCCAGGAGAAAGTGCTGGGTGTGACCCAGGCTGCCGCGGCCAGTGACCATGCCGCTGCCCTGAAGACGCTGGATACGTTGGAGTCTGATCTGGCGGCTGCGGTGACAGGCGGGCAGGTCTCAGAAGAACGCAGGCGGACCATCATGACTGCCCTTAGCGCTGTCCGTGCCGATCTGGCCTCGGCGGCAGCTGAGGCTGAAGCCGCCGCCCAGGCGGCCGCAGCCAAAGCGGCTGAGGAGGCGGCAGCCGCAGAACGGGCTAAGGCTGAAGCGGACGCCGCTGCGAAAGCTGCCCAGGAAGCCGCATCCCCGCCGCCCGCCCCGGCAGACAACGCCAAAGGCAACGAGGACAAAGGCGAAGAAAAAGGCAAGGGCAAAGACGACTGA
- a CDS encoding serine/threonine-protein kinase: MVADSPSSIRNEVVGGRYRLGEVIGRGGMSSVYCARDENLGRDVALKLFAPQAPDTEELKRQEAEIQLLATLNHPSLVTLFDAGIDSRIPDEPRPFLTMELVEGQDLRSRIRHSTVPLDELAVIGAGIADALAYVHGLGIIHRDIKPANILLVQIRPGEPLRPKLTDFGIARIEDGTRLTATGTMVGTAAYLSPEQAMGAPLSPASDIYSFGLVLLECIKGVVEYPGNAVESAVARLHRAPEIPEDLPREWADLLRSMTAIEPMERPGAADIERVLRQALVSPASTPGELEPEATLVLPAMPFRPPSITPTHSYPTVSAESTGESFAEPEAAGQTGPAAPAGQASGRRSAGKEPLWSGLRLSGKRLWVAAVLLVLAAVAAVAAVTASLLPSQSTPDVVPYPTVSGTLGDHLKELQKSVEP, from the coding sequence ATGGTGGCGGATTCGCCTAGCTCCATCAGGAATGAAGTGGTCGGTGGGCGTTATCGGCTGGGCGAAGTGATCGGCCGCGGCGGCATGTCGTCCGTGTACTGTGCTCGGGATGAGAACCTCGGCCGTGATGTGGCCCTGAAGCTCTTCGCACCCCAGGCTCCGGACACGGAAGAGCTCAAGCGCCAGGAAGCGGAAATCCAGCTGCTGGCAACGCTCAATCATCCCAGCCTCGTGACACTTTTCGACGCCGGTATTGACAGCCGTATCCCCGATGAGCCCCGCCCCTTCCTCACCATGGAGCTGGTTGAGGGCCAGGACCTCAGGAGCCGAATCAGGCACAGCACCGTGCCTTTGGACGAACTGGCAGTCATCGGCGCCGGGATAGCTGACGCCCTGGCGTATGTTCACGGCCTTGGCATCATCCACCGCGACATCAAACCCGCCAACATCCTGCTGGTGCAGATCAGGCCAGGGGAACCCTTGCGTCCGAAACTGACGGATTTCGGGATCGCCAGGATAGAGGACGGGACCCGCCTCACTGCAACCGGCACCATGGTGGGAACGGCGGCCTACCTCAGCCCGGAGCAGGCCATGGGCGCCCCGCTCTCGCCTGCCAGCGACATCTATTCCTTCGGCCTGGTACTCCTGGAATGCATCAAAGGCGTTGTGGAGTATCCCGGAAATGCAGTGGAATCGGCAGTGGCCAGGCTCCACCGCGCACCGGAAATCCCCGAGGACCTCCCGCGCGAATGGGCTGACCTCCTCCGGTCCATGACAGCCATCGAGCCGATGGAACGGCCCGGGGCCGCCGACATTGAGAGGGTTCTGAGGCAGGCGCTGGTGTCGCCGGCCTCCACACCCGGCGAACTGGAGCCGGAAGCCACCCTGGTCCTGCCGGCCATGCCGTTCAGGCCGCCGTCCATCACGCCAACTCATAGTTACCCCACCGTCTCCGCGGAGTCCACGGGTGAATCTTTCGCCGAGCCGGAAGCAGCCGGCCAGACCGGGCCAGCAGCACCGGCCGGGCAAGCCTCGGGCCGCCGGTCAGCAGGCAAGGAGCCGCTGTGGTCCGGGCTGCGGCTCAGCGGTAAACGCCTGTGGGTTGCGGCCGTCCTGCTGGTGCTGGCTGCCGTGGCAGCGGTGGCCGCGGTCACGGCCAGCCTGCTGCCCTCACAGTCCACGCCCGACGTCGTCCCCTACCCAACAGTCAGCGGCACCTTGGGAGACCATCTGAAGGAACTGCAGAAGAGTGTGGAACCGTGA
- a CDS encoding Gfo/Idh/MocA family protein, whose protein sequence is MSAPIATPWLSSQPEQDPRSATGTPLRWGVIATGAIARAVSQDLSLLADAELHAVSSRDKSTADSFAGTYGFAKAYGDDDGVPGYQRLLADDAVDVVYVATPHAQHHQMVLAALHAGKHVLCEKAFTINAREAGELIEVARRQKLFLMEAVWSRFLPSMQRAFEIAASGELGDVHWVTADLGFPAPYSPTARLWSRHDGGGALLDISVYPLLWALGTLGFPQTVSATGFINDDGVDAQNALTLGYHHGAQVQLTSSLLAHGPRTATVAGSLGYLQSVGSINNPRELRIGIGRGAPRSEAFDVVGLGYAYELREVTRCIQQGLTESPVMPLDDSLNTMRLFDGVRAQLGVSYPNDAFEPRR, encoded by the coding sequence ATGAGTGCGCCCATTGCCACACCGTGGCTGTCCAGCCAGCCCGAGCAGGATCCGCGTTCCGCCACCGGAACCCCTTTGCGGTGGGGTGTCATCGCCACCGGCGCCATCGCCCGGGCTGTTTCCCAGGATCTTTCGCTCCTGGCTGATGCTGAGCTGCACGCCGTGAGCTCCCGCGACAAGTCCACCGCAGACAGTTTTGCCGGGACCTACGGTTTCGCCAAGGCGTACGGTGACGACGACGGCGTACCCGGGTACCAGCGTCTCCTCGCCGACGACGCTGTGGACGTGGTCTACGTCGCCACTCCGCACGCCCAGCATCACCAGATGGTGCTGGCCGCGCTCCATGCCGGCAAGCATGTGCTCTGCGAAAAGGCCTTCACCATCAATGCCAGGGAGGCCGGCGAACTGATCGAGGTCGCCAGGAGGCAGAAGCTTTTCCTTATGGAGGCGGTCTGGAGCCGGTTCCTGCCGAGCATGCAGCGCGCCTTCGAGATAGCCGCTTCGGGCGAGCTGGGTGACGTTCACTGGGTCACTGCCGATCTCGGTTTCCCTGCCCCTTACTCCCCCACCGCCAGGCTCTGGTCCCGGCATGACGGCGGCGGGGCGCTGCTGGACATCTCCGTGTACCCGCTGCTCTGGGCCCTGGGGACCTTGGGCTTTCCACAGACCGTCAGTGCCACGGGCTTTATCAACGACGACGGCGTGGACGCCCAAAACGCGTTGACCCTTGGGTACCACCACGGTGCCCAGGTGCAGCTCACGTCCTCACTTTTAGCCCACGGCCCGCGTACGGCCACCGTCGCCGGAAGCCTCGGCTACCTTCAGAGCGTTGGTTCCATCAACAATCCGCGTGAACTGCGGATCGGAATCGGACGCGGAGCGCCCCGGAGCGAGGCTTTCGACGTCGTCGGGCTGGGCTATGCGTATGAGCTCCGCGAGGTGACCCGCTGCATCCAGCAAGGACTGACTGAAAGTCCTGTGATGCCCCTTGATGACTCACTGAATACGATGCGCCTCTTCGACGGAGTGCGCGCCCAGCTCGGCGTCAGTTACCCCAACGATGCATTCGAACCCCGCCGCTAG
- a CDS encoding nitrilase-related carbon-nitrogen hydrolase, whose product MVLLALMQANSAVLDVEANCAAVEAAARSAAAAGAAVLVTPELFPVGYAPLKVRAGLDPARLPAIRAGLAGIARRWGIGLVYSLPEVAAGGAWHITSTLLDAGGNELLHYAKVHLFGDEERAAFSPAEERPAVVDFNGIPTSMVICYDVEFPEIVRAAAVSGAELLLVPTALAHGFDAVPQVLLRARALESQLTIAYANHSGMEDGCRFLGGSVIAGPDGALLAAAGEGNQLLFAEVAPDSARQARAVVPYLEERRPDLYRSWGL is encoded by the coding sequence ATGGTGCTGCTGGCGCTGATGCAGGCAAACTCTGCAGTACTGGACGTGGAGGCAAACTGCGCCGCGGTGGAAGCAGCGGCGAGGTCAGCTGCCGCCGCGGGGGCTGCGGTCCTGGTTACGCCTGAACTGTTTCCTGTGGGCTACGCCCCGCTCAAGGTCCGGGCCGGGCTGGACCCCGCCCGGCTCCCGGCTATCCGGGCCGGCCTGGCCGGCATTGCACGCCGCTGGGGGATCGGACTGGTCTACAGCCTCCCGGAAGTCGCCGCCGGCGGTGCCTGGCACATCACGTCCACCCTGCTGGATGCCGGGGGCAACGAGCTTCTTCACTACGCCAAGGTCCACCTTTTTGGCGATGAGGAGCGCGCTGCGTTCAGTCCCGCAGAGGAGCGTCCCGCCGTCGTCGATTTCAATGGAATCCCCACCTCAATGGTGATTTGCTACGACGTGGAGTTCCCGGAAATCGTCCGGGCTGCAGCGGTAAGCGGCGCCGAGCTCCTCCTGGTTCCCACGGCCCTGGCCCACGGCTTTGACGCCGTGCCCCAGGTGCTGCTCCGGGCCCGCGCGCTGGAAAGCCAGCTGACCATCGCTTATGCAAACCACTCCGGCATGGAGGACGGCTGCCGCTTCCTGGGCGGCAGCGTCATTGCCGGGCCGGACGGTGCCCTGCTGGCAGCTGCCGGCGAAGGGAACCAGCTGCTCTTCGCAGAGGTTGCTCCGGACTCGGCCAGGCAAGCCCGGGCCGTGGTGCCCTACCTCGAGGAACGCCGCCCGGACCTCTACCGGTCCTGGGGGCTCTGA
- a CDS encoding PucR family transcriptional regulator gives MRLNAPHMEASEPIRPGSAVRANPLPTGPADGLDAVTLGQFLAALPAELTVIVDAGNSSAPLRWVEPSELEDPTPYLLDGEFVLTAGLPFLESGGDGVTPGAKEAVADAYVRRLVDAGVAALGFGLEPYFDAVPEPLAAACRKYGLTLVQIPGSLPFAALGLEFSQLLESGNARVFRQLADTNRQLMRAVLSARPEHELLSALAQRVPVWALLIGADGRVRARAAAAGTAAGKQSGGGNKSVRSMNSAGAKEGSASKDSAPATPTGSAGGAGVELSLLQPMLKRLLAGKGPRVETESFDVPGAAQVFGHPLRSTRDATLGGLVLGTDKPLTAAQNSVVSSVVGLLELLVRQRTSGSLAPSQLATALLLHPESLVSGSTRQLNVLKDLLAQSVSGTRSGQLRVVQGVRADAQPESPADGPVRELLQWRRLFDTKMVELTDYGFAAVTRLRVDESLLQEVERLGWRLVVGDPTELTGLPAAYQRAASLRSRVQSTGKSVRVDEVTWSVTGLLGREAGSMLAARLLEPVLNQEPERRSSQLVLLKSWLGENGNWDATAKVLGLHRNSVRRQITALAEVLDMDLGQAQVRAELWIALQYVDGAEADRSPAEGLQSPQDR, from the coding sequence ATGAGACTTAATGCACCACATATGGAGGCCTCTGAACCGATTCGGCCGGGCTCCGCGGTCCGCGCCAATCCCCTGCCGACCGGCCCCGCTGACGGGTTGGATGCCGTTACCCTAGGGCAGTTCCTGGCCGCCCTCCCCGCGGAGCTCACCGTTATTGTCGACGCCGGCAACAGTTCGGCACCGCTGCGGTGGGTGGAGCCCAGTGAACTGGAAGACCCCACGCCCTACCTGCTGGACGGCGAGTTTGTCCTCACAGCGGGACTCCCCTTTCTCGAAAGCGGCGGTGACGGCGTCACCCCGGGAGCCAAGGAAGCAGTGGCAGACGCATACGTCCGGCGGCTGGTGGATGCCGGTGTTGCAGCCCTCGGATTTGGCCTTGAGCCGTATTTCGACGCCGTTCCGGAGCCGCTGGCGGCAGCCTGCCGGAAGTATGGCCTGACCCTAGTTCAAATCCCCGGCTCCCTGCCTTTTGCTGCCCTTGGCCTGGAGTTCTCCCAGCTGCTGGAGTCCGGAAACGCCAGGGTCTTCCGGCAACTCGCGGACACCAACCGGCAGCTGATGCGGGCGGTGCTTTCGGCGCGGCCTGAACACGAACTCCTGTCCGCGCTGGCACAGCGGGTTCCGGTCTGGGCGCTTCTGATCGGCGCCGATGGGCGGGTCCGGGCCCGTGCTGCGGCGGCCGGAACTGCAGCAGGCAAGCAATCTGGCGGGGGCAACAAATCTGTCAGGAGCATGAACTCTGCCGGCGCCAAAGAAGGTTCAGCATCAAAGGACAGTGCCCCTGCAACTCCAACCGGCAGCGCCGGGGGTGCCGGCGTCGAACTTTCCCTCTTGCAGCCGATGCTCAAGCGATTGCTGGCAGGCAAGGGCCCGCGGGTAGAGACGGAATCCTTCGACGTCCCCGGCGCCGCACAGGTTTTCGGTCACCCGCTGCGGAGCACCAGGGACGCCACCCTGGGTGGCCTTGTCCTGGGCACTGACAAGCCGCTGACTGCCGCGCAAAACAGTGTTGTTTCGTCAGTGGTGGGACTTTTGGAACTGCTGGTCCGGCAGCGGACCAGCGGTTCGCTGGCTCCCAGCCAGCTGGCCACGGCCCTGCTGCTTCATCCGGAAAGCCTGGTCTCTGGCAGCACCAGGCAGCTGAACGTGCTGAAGGACCTGCTGGCGCAGAGCGTGTCCGGAACCAGGTCCGGCCAGCTCCGGGTGGTCCAGGGGGTGCGGGCGGACGCGCAGCCGGAGTCGCCCGCCGACGGGCCCGTCAGGGAGCTGCTCCAATGGCGTCGGCTGTTCGACACCAAGATGGTGGAGCTGACCGATTACGGGTTTGCCGCCGTCACCAGGCTCAGGGTGGACGAGTCGCTGCTGCAGGAAGTGGAGCGGCTGGGGTGGCGGCTCGTGGTGGGTGATCCCACGGAGCTGACCGGACTGCCGGCGGCCTACCAGCGCGCCGCGTCCTTGCGTTCCAGGGTCCAGTCCACGGGCAAAAGTGTCCGGGTTGACGAGGTCACCTGGTCTGTCACCGGGCTCCTGGGCCGGGAGGCGGGCAGCATGCTCGCGGCCAGGCTCCTGGAACCGGTCCTCAACCAGGAGCCCGAGCGCCGCAGTTCACAGCTGGTGCTCCTGAAGTCGTGGCTCGGTGAAAACGGAAACTGGGATGCCACCGCCAAGGTCCTGGGGCTGCACCGGAACAGTGTGCGCCGCCAGATCACAGCCCTGGCCGAGGTGCTGGACATGGATCTGGGCCAGGCCCAGGTACGGGCCGAACTCTGGATTGCCCTGCAATACGTCGACGGCGCAGAGGCGGACCGGTCTCCGGCGGAAGGGCTTCAGAGCCCCCAGGACCGGTAG
- a CDS encoding amino acid permease, producing the protein MTVPTLSRPTPERTAGRPGLGAQLLRRKPIGQMVTEADEGHNGTKLVRSFGVFQLTMISVGATLGTGILVILGESVPLAGPAIWISFAIAGLAALLSAVSYAEMAGLVPVAGSSYSYSYATMGEGMAWICGWCLVLEYAVSVAAVAVGAGQYVNEALGVFGQILPDAISQPPGDGGVVNIPAMVIVVLAMLLLVKGAKESAWINTAIVVIKVGILVFFCAVAFTAFNAGNFEPLLPMGAAGVSAAASSVFFSYIGFDAASTAGEEARNPKRDLPRAIMLSMVIVTTIYVLVAVAAIGARPWGWFDGTEAALVKILEETTGQPWIALVFAVGAVLAIASIVLTVLYGQTRILLSMSRDGLIPKIFGRVSRRTGTPVAGTLLVGIAVALTAGLVPLGALADATSIGTLFAFALVNVAVIYLRRTRPELERTFRVPLFPLTPILGAAMCGYLMLNLGADTWLVFGVWMLVGVAAYFGYGRRNSRVAALSHEEYRELSGRESSPLSTPEPTKAEIS; encoded by the coding sequence ATGACTGTGCCCACACTCTCCCGGCCGACGCCGGAACGTACAGCCGGCCGTCCCGGCCTGGGCGCGCAACTGCTGCGCCGCAAGCCGATCGGCCAGATGGTCACCGAAGCCGACGAAGGCCACAACGGCACCAAACTGGTGCGCAGCTTCGGTGTCTTCCAGCTGACCATGATCAGTGTGGGTGCCACGCTTGGGACCGGCATCCTGGTCATCCTGGGCGAATCGGTGCCGCTGGCCGGGCCCGCCATCTGGATTTCCTTTGCCATCGCCGGACTGGCCGCGCTGCTTTCCGCCGTATCCTACGCGGAGATGGCCGGCCTGGTTCCGGTTGCCGGCTCCAGCTACTCCTACAGCTACGCCACCATGGGGGAGGGGATGGCCTGGATCTGTGGCTGGTGCCTGGTGCTGGAGTACGCGGTCTCGGTGGCAGCAGTTGCCGTTGGCGCCGGCCAGTACGTCAACGAGGCCCTCGGGGTCTTTGGGCAGATTCTTCCGGATGCTATTTCTCAGCCACCCGGCGACGGCGGTGTGGTCAACATCCCGGCCATGGTGATCGTGGTGCTGGCCATGCTCCTGCTCGTGAAGGGCGCCAAGGAAAGCGCCTGGATCAACACCGCGATCGTGGTCATCAAGGTTGGCATCCTGGTCTTCTTCTGTGCCGTGGCCTTCACCGCCTTTAACGCCGGAAACTTCGAACCGCTCCTGCCCATGGGCGCTGCCGGGGTTTCCGCCGCAGCTTCCAGCGTTTTCTTCTCTTACATTGGCTTTGATGCCGCCTCCACCGCGGGCGAAGAAGCCCGTAACCCGAAAAGGGACCTGCCCCGCGCCATCATGCTCTCCATGGTGATCGTGACCACCATCTACGTCCTGGTGGCCGTGGCAGCGATCGGCGCCCGCCCCTGGGGCTGGTTCGACGGCACCGAAGCCGCGCTGGTGAAGATCCTCGAGGAAACCACCGGGCAGCCCTGGATCGCACTGGTCTTTGCGGTGGGCGCCGTGCTGGCCATCGCCAGCATTGTGCTGACAGTTCTCTACGGCCAGACCCGCATCCTGCTCTCCATGTCCCGCGACGGCCTCATTCCCAAAATCTTCGGCCGCGTCTCCCGCCGCACGGGCACCCCCGTGGCCGGTACGCTGCTGGTGGGCATCGCCGTCGCACTCACGGCCGGGCTGGTTCCGCTGGGTGCCCTCGCTGATGCCACCAGCATCGGCACGCTGTTCGCCTTCGCCCTGGTCAACGTGGCCGTTATCTACCTGCGCCGCACCCGCCCCGAACTGGAGCGCACATTCCGCGTTCCGCTTTTCCCGCTGACCCCCATCCTGGGCGCCGCGATGTGCGGCTACCTCATGCTCAACCTTGGCGCGGACACCTGGCTGGTGTTCGGGGTCTGGATGCTGGTGGGCGTAGCCGCCTACTTCGGCTACGGACGCCGGAACTCCAGGGTGGCGGCTTTGAGCCACGAGGAATACCGTGAGCTGAGCGGGCGGGAATCTTCACCACTGTCCACCCCCGAACCGACGAAGGCAGAGATTTCATGA